Proteins encoded by one window of Manis pentadactyla isolate mManPen7 chromosome X, mManPen7.hap1, whole genome shotgun sequence:
- the LOC118931993 gene encoding thyroxine-binding globulin isoform X1, translated as MPLFLYLALLLLGLHCAPPNSSEGKVTTCHSPQQNVTLYKMSSINADFAFNLYRRFTVETPDRNIFLSPVSISAALAMLSLGARSSTQTQILESLGFNLTDTPVTEIEQGFQHLICSLNFPKKELELQMGNVLFIGKQLKPLAKFLNDVNSLYETEVFSTDFSNVSIAQQEINSHVEKQTKGKVVGIIQDLKSDTIMVLVNYIHFKAQWASPFDPSKTEEGSSFLVDKTTMVQVPMMHQMEQYYHLVDAELNCTVLQMDYSKNALALFVLPKEGQMEWVEGAMSSKTLKKWNRLLNKGWIDLFVPKFSISATYDLGAILLKMGIQDAFADDADFSALTGDKGLKLSKAAHKALLHIGEKGTEAVAVPEVRFLDQPEITPLHPIIQFDRSFLLLILEKNTRSILFLGKVVDPTEV; from the exons ATGCCACTGTTCCTCTATCTGGCTCTCTTGCTGCTTGGGCTGCATTGTGCACCACCTAACAGCTCTGAAGGCAAAGTAACTACCTGCCATTCCCCCCAACAAAATGTCACTCTTTATAAGATGTCATCCATCAATGCTGACTTTGCATTCAACCTGTACCGGAGGTTCACTGTGGAGACCCCAGACCGGAACATCTTCTTATCCCCCGTGAGCATTTCTGCAGCTTTGGCCATGCTTTCCCTTGGGGCCCGCTCCAGCACCCAAACTCAAATCCTGGAAAGCTTGGGGTTCAACCTCACGGACACTCCAGTGACAGAGATCGAACAGGGCTTCCAGCACCTGATCTGTTCACTGAATTTTCCAAAGAAAGAGCTAGAGTTACAGATGGGAAATGTTCTCTTCATTGGGAAGCAGCTGAAACCACTGGCAAAGTTCTTGAACGATGTCAATAGCCTCTATGAGACTGAAGTCTTTTCTACCGACTTCTCCAATGTTTCTATAGCCCAGCAGGAGATCAACAGTCATGTGGAGAAGCAAACCAAGGGGAAAGTTGTGGGCATCATCCAAGATCTCAAATCGGATACCATCATGGTCCTGGTTAACTATATCCACTTTAAAG CTCAGTGGGCAAGTCCTTTTGATCCATCCAAGACAGAAGAGGGTTCCAGCTTCTTAGTGGACAAGACCACAATGGTTCAAGTGCCCATGATGCACCAGATGGAACAGTACTATCACCTGGTGGATGCAGAGCTGAACTGCACAGTGCTGCAAATGGATTACAGCAAGAATGCTCTGGCACTCTTTGTCCTTCCCAAGGAGGGCCAGATGGAGTGGGTGGAAGGGGCCATGTCATCTAAAACACTGAAGAAGTGGAACCGCTTACTGAATAAGGG ATGGATTGACTTGTTTGTTCCAAAGTTTTCCATTTCGGCCACATATGACCTTGGAGCCATCCTTCTGAAGATGGGCATCCAGGATGCTTTTGCTGATGATGCTGATTTTTCTGCACTCACAGGGGACAAAGGTCTTAAACTTTCCAAG GCTGCTCACAAGGCTCTGCTGCACATTGGTGAAAAGGGAACCGAAGCTGTAGCTGTCCCTGAAGTTAGATTCCTGGATCAGCCTGAGATAACTCCCCTTCATCCTATCATTCAATTTGATAGATCCTTCCTGTTGCTGATTTTGGAGAAAAACACCAGGAGCATTCTCTTTCTAGGGAAAGTTGTGGACCCAACGGAAGTGTAG
- the LOC118931993 gene encoding thyroxine-binding globulin isoform X2, translating into MAGNAEKKSGLQYYLPSKMPLFLYLALLLLGLHCAPPNSSEGKVTTCHSPQQNVTLYKMSSINADFAFNLYRRFTVETPDRNIFLSPVSISAALAMLSLGARSSTQTQILESLGFNLTDTPVTEIEQGFQHLICSLNFPKKELELQMGNVLFIGKQLKPLAKFLNDVNSLYETEVFSTDFSNVSIAQQEINSHVEKQTKGKVVGIIQDLKSDTIMVLVNYIHFKAQWASPFDPSKTEEGSSFLVDKTTMVQVPMMHQMEQYYHLVDAELNCTVLQMDYSKNALALFVLPKEGQMEWVEGAMSSKTLKKWNRLLNKGWIDLFVPKFSISATYDLGAILLKMGIQDAFADDADFSALTGDKGLKLSKAAHKALLHIGEKGTEAVAVPEVRFLDQPEITPLHPIIQFDRSFLLLILEKNTRSILFLGKVVDPTEV; encoded by the exons ATGGCTGGGAATGCAGAAAAGAAATCTGGACTACAAT ATTACCTTCCTTCCAAAATGCCACTGTTCCTCTATCTGGCTCTCTTGCTGCTTGGGCTGCATTGTGCACCACCTAACAGCTCTGAAGGCAAAGTAACTACCTGCCATTCCCCCCAACAAAATGTCACTCTTTATAAGATGTCATCCATCAATGCTGACTTTGCATTCAACCTGTACCGGAGGTTCACTGTGGAGACCCCAGACCGGAACATCTTCTTATCCCCCGTGAGCATTTCTGCAGCTTTGGCCATGCTTTCCCTTGGGGCCCGCTCCAGCACCCAAACTCAAATCCTGGAAAGCTTGGGGTTCAACCTCACGGACACTCCAGTGACAGAGATCGAACAGGGCTTCCAGCACCTGATCTGTTCACTGAATTTTCCAAAGAAAGAGCTAGAGTTACAGATGGGAAATGTTCTCTTCATTGGGAAGCAGCTGAAACCACTGGCAAAGTTCTTGAACGATGTCAATAGCCTCTATGAGACTGAAGTCTTTTCTACCGACTTCTCCAATGTTTCTATAGCCCAGCAGGAGATCAACAGTCATGTGGAGAAGCAAACCAAGGGGAAAGTTGTGGGCATCATCCAAGATCTCAAATCGGATACCATCATGGTCCTGGTTAACTATATCCACTTTAAAG CTCAGTGGGCAAGTCCTTTTGATCCATCCAAGACAGAAGAGGGTTCCAGCTTCTTAGTGGACAAGACCACAATGGTTCAAGTGCCCATGATGCACCAGATGGAACAGTACTATCACCTGGTGGATGCAGAGCTGAACTGCACAGTGCTGCAAATGGATTACAGCAAGAATGCTCTGGCACTCTTTGTCCTTCCCAAGGAGGGCCAGATGGAGTGGGTGGAAGGGGCCATGTCATCTAAAACACTGAAGAAGTGGAACCGCTTACTGAATAAGGG ATGGATTGACTTGTTTGTTCCAAAGTTTTCCATTTCGGCCACATATGACCTTGGAGCCATCCTTCTGAAGATGGGCATCCAGGATGCTTTTGCTGATGATGCTGATTTTTCTGCACTCACAGGGGACAAAGGTCTTAAACTTTCCAAG GCTGCTCACAAGGCTCTGCTGCACATTGGTGAAAAGGGAACCGAAGCTGTAGCTGTCCCTGAAGTTAGATTCCTGGATCAGCCTGAGATAACTCCCCTTCATCCTATCATTCAATTTGATAGATCCTTCCTGTTGCTGATTTTGGAGAAAAACACCAGGAGCATTCTCTTTCTAGGGAAAGTTGTGGACCCAACGGAAGTGTAG
- the LOC118931993 gene encoding thyroxine-binding globulin isoform X3: MPLFLYLALLLLGLHCAPPNSSEGKVTTCHSPQQNVTLYKMSSINADFAFNLYRRFTVETPDRNIFLSPVSISAALAMLSLGARSSTQTQILESLGFNLTDTPVTEIEQGFQHLICSLNFPKKELELQMGNVLFIGKQLKPLAKFLNDVNSLYETEVFSTDFSNVSIAQQEINSHVEKQTKGKVVGIIQDLKSDTIMVLVNYIHFKAQWASPFDPSKTEEGSSFLVDKTTMVQVPMMHQMEQYYHLVDAELNCTVLQMDYSKNALALFVLPKEGQMEWVEGAMSSKTLKKWNRLLNKGWIDLFVPKFSISATYDLGAILLKMGIQDAFADDADFSALTGDKGLKLSKV, translated from the exons ATGCCACTGTTCCTCTATCTGGCTCTCTTGCTGCTTGGGCTGCATTGTGCACCACCTAACAGCTCTGAAGGCAAAGTAACTACCTGCCATTCCCCCCAACAAAATGTCACTCTTTATAAGATGTCATCCATCAATGCTGACTTTGCATTCAACCTGTACCGGAGGTTCACTGTGGAGACCCCAGACCGGAACATCTTCTTATCCCCCGTGAGCATTTCTGCAGCTTTGGCCATGCTTTCCCTTGGGGCCCGCTCCAGCACCCAAACTCAAATCCTGGAAAGCTTGGGGTTCAACCTCACGGACACTCCAGTGACAGAGATCGAACAGGGCTTCCAGCACCTGATCTGTTCACTGAATTTTCCAAAGAAAGAGCTAGAGTTACAGATGGGAAATGTTCTCTTCATTGGGAAGCAGCTGAAACCACTGGCAAAGTTCTTGAACGATGTCAATAGCCTCTATGAGACTGAAGTCTTTTCTACCGACTTCTCCAATGTTTCTATAGCCCAGCAGGAGATCAACAGTCATGTGGAGAAGCAAACCAAGGGGAAAGTTGTGGGCATCATCCAAGATCTCAAATCGGATACCATCATGGTCCTGGTTAACTATATCCACTTTAAAG CTCAGTGGGCAAGTCCTTTTGATCCATCCAAGACAGAAGAGGGTTCCAGCTTCTTAGTGGACAAGACCACAATGGTTCAAGTGCCCATGATGCACCAGATGGAACAGTACTATCACCTGGTGGATGCAGAGCTGAACTGCACAGTGCTGCAAATGGATTACAGCAAGAATGCTCTGGCACTCTTTGTCCTTCCCAAGGAGGGCCAGATGGAGTGGGTGGAAGGGGCCATGTCATCTAAAACACTGAAGAAGTGGAACCGCTTACTGAATAAGGG ATGGATTGACTTGTTTGTTCCAAAGTTTTCCATTTCGGCCACATATGACCTTGGAGCCATCCTTCTGAAGATGGGCATCCAGGATGCTTTTGCTGATGATGCTGATTTTTCTGCACTCACAGGGGACAAAGGTCTTAAACTTTCCAAG